The following proteins are co-located in the Paenibacillus sp. FSL H8-0079 genome:
- the spo0A gene encoding sporulation transcription factor Spo0A: MQKIEVLLADDNREFTNLLAEYISEQEDMEVTGIAYNGEEVLQLLEQTRDVPDVLILDIIMPHLDGLGVLERLRDLNLSPQPKVIMLTAFGQENITQRAVQLGASYYILKPFDMEVLANRVRQLVGTQTAMSTSSGSSMFMKSNVVPMGKHKNLDASITSIIHEIGVPAHIKGYQYLREAITMVYNNIEILGAITKTLYPAIAEKFKTTPSRVERAIRHAIEVAWTRGNIDSISHLFGYTINISKSKPTNSEFIAMVADKLRIEHKVS; encoded by the coding sequence TTGCAAAAAATTGAGGTATTGCTGGCCGATGATAATCGTGAATTTACGAATTTGCTTGCCGAATATATATCTGAACAGGAAGATATGGAAGTAACCGGTATTGCATACAATGGAGAAGAAGTACTGCAATTGCTGGAGCAAACTCGAGATGTTCCGGATGTATTGATTCTGGATATTATCATGCCTCATCTGGATGGACTGGGCGTACTTGAGCGCTTGCGCGACCTGAACCTGTCTCCACAGCCTAAAGTCATTATGCTTACGGCATTCGGACAAGAGAATATCACACAGCGTGCCGTGCAACTCGGAGCTTCCTATTACATTCTTAAGCCGTTTGACATGGAAGTGCTCGCAAATCGTGTGCGTCAACTGGTCGGAACACAGACGGCAATGTCCACAAGCAGCGGATCATCCATGTTTATGAAATCCAATGTTGTGCCAATGGGCAAACACAAAAATCTGGATGCCAGCATTACGTCCATCATACATGAAATCGGCGTTCCTGCGCATATTAAGGGATATCAGTATTTGCGCGAAGCGATTACGATGGTGTATAACAATATCGAAATTTTGGGAGCCATCACCAAAACATTGTATCCGGCCATTGCCGAAAAATTCAAAACGACGCCGTCCCGCGTCGAACGTGCGATCCGTCATGCGATTGAAGTGGCATGGACTCGTGGTAACATCGACAGCATCAGCCACTTGTTTGGCTATACGATCAATATCAGCAAGTCGAAACCAACAAATAGCGAGTTCATCGCGATGGTCGCTGACAAGCTGAGAATTGAGCATAAGGTAAGCTGA
- the spoIVB gene encoding SpoIVB peptidase encodes MNPPLRKKLLGLLFAFFLCVISQAIQPVQSYASLPDELQVFAGRQADVRLAVPAASSAVVDRPDIVGLDDQAAMHVTRQQPLHLHPQQTGHAKLTLKLWGKIPVKTVHVNVIPDLRVVPGGQTIGVKVKSAGILVVGHHLVRSGQDERVSPGETAGIKLGDLITHMDGKRLDGVAGVSEAVELAGKSKKGIDVVLKRGKETVKTRLTPAYDSEDQAWRLGLYIRDSAAGVGTLTFYAPDQGVYGALGHVITDMNTQTSIVVGSGQIVQSNVTSISKSETGDPGEKRAHFLKESKILGNIERNTAFGIFGKMSGNPEHSLYSKGIPVAFSHEVKEGPAEILTVVDGQQVERFSIDIVHVADQSEPATKGLVLRITDPKLLDKTGGIVQGMSGSPIVQNGKLIGAVTHVFVNDPKSGYGCFIEWMLQDAGVMMKKENDKNLKAG; translated from the coding sequence TTGAATCCCCCCCTCAGGAAGAAATTGCTAGGTCTTTTATTTGCCTTCTTTCTTTGTGTGATTAGCCAGGCCATTCAGCCTGTGCAAAGTTATGCTTCACTGCCGGATGAATTACAGGTGTTTGCTGGCAGGCAAGCGGATGTCCGGCTCGCTGTACCTGCTGCTTCAAGCGCCGTTGTAGATCGTCCTGATATTGTTGGTTTGGATGATCAGGCAGCGATGCATGTTACCAGGCAACAACCTTTGCATCTTCACCCCCAACAAACGGGACATGCCAAATTAACGTTAAAGTTGTGGGGTAAAATTCCGGTGAAAACAGTGCATGTGAATGTGATTCCGGATTTGCGTGTTGTACCCGGGGGTCAAACCATTGGCGTCAAGGTTAAATCGGCAGGCATTCTGGTTGTCGGCCATCATCTGGTCCGTTCCGGACAGGATGAGCGCGTATCGCCCGGAGAAACAGCGGGCATTAAGCTCGGAGATCTGATTACGCATATGGATGGGAAACGTCTGGATGGCGTGGCAGGTGTCTCCGAAGCCGTTGAACTTGCAGGCAAAAGTAAAAAAGGCATCGATGTGGTATTGAAACGTGGTAAGGAAACGGTCAAGACTCGATTAACTCCTGCTTACGACTCTGAAGATCAAGCGTGGAGGCTTGGCTTGTACATTCGTGATTCCGCTGCTGGTGTTGGGACACTTACCTTCTATGCTCCCGATCAGGGCGTATATGGCGCACTCGGCCATGTCATAACAGATATGAACACACAGACATCTATTGTTGTGGGTAGTGGTCAGATCGTTCAGTCCAATGTAACGTCAATTTCGAAGAGCGAGACCGGTGATCCGGGTGAAAAACGTGCTCATTTCCTCAAGGAAAGCAAGATTTTGGGCAATATTGAACGCAATACGGCTTTTGGCATCTTTGGTAAAATGTCCGGAAATCCTGAGCACAGTTTGTACTCGAAAGGCATTCCCGTCGCTTTTTCTCATGAAGTAAAGGAAGGACCGGCCGAAATACTTACCGTGGTTGACGGTCAACAAGTTGAACGCTTCTCGATTGACATTGTTCATGTGGCAGATCAATCCGAGCCAGCGACCAAAGGTCTGGTACTTCGAATCACGGACCCGAAATTGCTGGATAAGACCGGAGGCATTGTTCAAGGTATGAGTGGCAGTCCTATTGTGCAAAATGGTAAATTGATTGGTGCGGTTACTCATGTATTTGTCAATGATCCGAAATCGGGTTACGGTTGCTTCATTGAATGGATGTTACAAGATGCTGGCGTTATGATGAAAAAGGAAAACGATAAGAACCTCAAGGCTGGCTAA
- the recN gene encoding DNA repair protein RecN, which translates to MLVTLSIRNLAVVEEVDVVFHPGFHVLSGETGAGKSIIIDALGLIAGGRSSADLIRYGCEKAEMEALFEMEQSHPVWQTLEKLGIHCEPEEHLVIRRELNTQGKSTSRINGQLVNLTMLREVGEKLINIHGQHEHQSLLRAESHLGLLDTYGSEVIGPIKAKYQERYSKFITAEKELRALQESSQRAYQLLDMYRFQLEEIAAAGLTRGEDELLGEERVKLSHSEKMMDSVAGAYDLLSGQRGLEAVSIALSRIEDISGYDSKGLQPIVEQLQSAFYQLEDATFQLRDYREKIEFNPARLEEVEQRLNLISGLRRKYGDSVELILSYYDQISHETDQLENKDERLEKLRAERDKMLNLVMESAEELSKVRKQCAEELAAQVESELKDLQMERTTLRVQITPFEDPKGIEWNGRRIRLNRHGADNAEFLISPNPGEPLRPLGKIASGGELSRMMLAMKSIFARHDRIPVLIFDEVDTGVSGRAAQSIAEKLFRLSSTCQVFSITHLPQVACMADHQYLIEKHVYDGRTMTQVESLSDEGRVKELARMLGGVEITEKTLHHAQEMLNLAEAKKGLNERLA; encoded by the coding sequence ATGTTAGTTACTTTATCGATTCGCAATCTGGCTGTGGTGGAAGAAGTGGACGTTGTATTCCATCCAGGATTCCATGTACTTTCAGGGGAAACGGGTGCGGGGAAGTCGATTATTATAGATGCACTTGGCTTAATTGCCGGTGGGCGCAGTTCAGCGGATCTGATCCGGTACGGATGTGAGAAGGCAGAGATGGAGGCCTTGTTCGAGATGGAGCAGAGTCATCCGGTATGGCAAACATTAGAGAAGCTTGGTATTCACTGTGAGCCGGAAGAGCATTTGGTTATTCGGCGTGAGCTGAATACACAGGGAAAGAGTACATCCCGCATTAACGGGCAATTGGTCAATCTGACCATGCTGCGGGAAGTAGGCGAGAAGCTGATCAATATCCATGGACAACATGAACATCAGAGTCTGCTGAGAGCTGAGAGCCATCTGGGGCTTCTTGACACCTATGGCTCGGAAGTCATCGGACCGATCAAAGCGAAGTACCAGGAGCGCTACAGCAAGTTTATCACGGCGGAAAAAGAACTGCGTGCGCTTCAGGAGTCCAGTCAGCGTGCATATCAACTCTTGGACATGTATCGCTTTCAGCTTGAAGAGATCGCAGCCGCAGGCCTTACACGAGGTGAGGATGAATTACTCGGGGAAGAACGGGTCAAACTATCCCATAGTGAGAAAATGATGGACAGTGTTGCTGGTGCATATGATCTGCTCAGTGGTCAACGCGGGCTTGAAGCTGTTAGCATTGCTCTTTCTAGAATTGAAGATATCTCTGGCTACGATAGCAAAGGTCTGCAACCGATTGTAGAGCAGTTGCAATCGGCATTTTATCAATTGGAAGATGCGACATTCCAGTTAAGGGATTACCGGGAGAAGATTGAATTTAATCCGGCTAGGCTGGAAGAAGTGGAGCAAAGGCTGAATCTGATTTCTGGCCTCAGACGGAAATACGGAGACAGTGTGGAACTTATTCTGAGTTATTATGATCAGATTAGCCATGAAACCGACCAACTGGAGAACAAGGACGAACGGCTGGAGAAATTGCGAGCTGAACGTGACAAAATGCTTAACCTTGTGATGGAGTCTGCCGAAGAACTCAGCAAGGTTCGCAAACAATGTGCAGAGGAACTTGCTGCTCAGGTGGAAAGTGAGCTCAAGGATCTACAGATGGAGCGAACCACACTTCGTGTTCAGATTACTCCATTCGAAGATCCGAAGGGCATTGAATGGAATGGACGCCGTATTCGTCTGAATCGTCATGGTGCGGACAATGCGGAATTCCTGATCTCACCCAACCCTGGTGAGCCACTGCGACCACTGGGCAAGATTGCTTCAGGTGGTGAGTTGTCGAGAATGATGCTGGCGATGAAGAGTATCTTTGCACGACATGACCGGATACCTGTGTTGATTTTTGATGAAGTTGATACAGGAGTTAGCGGTAGAGCAGCTCAATCCATTGCGGAAAAACTGTTCCGTTTGTCTTCGACCTGTCAGGTTTTCTCAATAACTCACTTACCACAAGTGGCTTGTATGGCAGATCATCAGTACCTCATCGAGAAACATGTTTACGATGGACGAACGATGACACAGGTGGAATCGCTGTCAGACGAAGGCAGAGTGAAGGAATTGGCACGTATGCTGGGCGGTGTGGAAATTACAGAAAAAACGCTGCATCATGCACAGGAAATGCTGAATTTGGCGGAAGCCAAAAAAGGGTTAAACGAACGGCTGGCGTAA
- the argR gene encoding transcriptional regulator ArgR produces MKGQRHIKIREIISQNEIETQDDLVESLRQSGFQVTQATVSRDIKELLLIKIPMDDGRYKYSLPTDQRYNPIQKLKRALVDNFLHIDHTNNLVVMKCLPGTANSIAALLDNIEWNEVMGTICGDDTILIICRTEGNSVTVIERIMGYIA; encoded by the coding sequence ATGAAAGGACAAAGACACATCAAGATTCGTGAAATCATTAGTCAAAATGAAATTGAGACCCAGGATGATCTGGTTGAATCATTGCGCCAATCAGGTTTTCAGGTGACTCAGGCGACGGTATCCCGGGATATCAAGGAACTTCTGTTAATCAAGATACCGATGGATGACGGACGGTACAAGTACTCTTTACCGACAGATCAACGATATAATCCGATTCAAAAGTTGAAGCGTGCACTCGTGGACAACTTCCTGCACATTGATCACACGAACAATCTGGTTGTGATGAAATGTTTGCCGGGAACAGCCAACTCCATTGCAGCTTTACTTGATAATATTGAGTGGAATGAAGTCATGGGCACGATCTGTGGAGATGACACCATCCTCATTATCTGCCGGACTGAAGGTAACAGTGTGACCGTTATTGAACGCATCATGGGTTATATTGCTTAA
- a CDS encoding TlyA family RNA methyltransferase, with amino-acid sequence MSLPKERIDVLLVEQGFYESREKAKAAIMAGLVYANNEPIEKAGMKIPREAELKVKGSVHPYVGRGGLKLEKAIRHFALDMNGLVMLDIGSSTGGFTDCALQHGASHVYAIDVGYNQLDWSLRNDERVTVMERTNFRYVTPEDLTGPVPNFASIDVSFISLRIILPPLLALLKQPADIVALIKPQFEAGREKVGKSGVVRDTKVHKDVLQTMLHFASQLGLHLQSLTFSPITGGEGNIEFLAHWRLEEPDATQPENDPASLDALAEQVAKEAAHTFTGNSS; translated from the coding sequence ATGTCACTCCCGAAAGAACGAATTGATGTTCTGCTGGTTGAGCAGGGCTTTTATGAAAGTCGTGAGAAGGCTAAAGCAGCGATCATGGCTGGACTGGTGTATGCCAATAATGAGCCGATCGAAAAGGCGGGTATGAAAATTCCAAGGGAAGCCGAGCTGAAAGTTAAAGGCTCGGTACATCCCTATGTCGGCAGAGGCGGATTGAAGCTCGAAAAAGCGATCCGTCATTTCGCCCTTGATATGAATGGACTTGTCATGCTCGACATCGGTTCATCCACCGGTGGTTTTACGGATTGTGCACTACAGCATGGTGCGTCTCACGTTTACGCTATTGATGTGGGCTATAATCAGCTTGACTGGTCTTTGCGTAATGATGAGCGGGTTACTGTTATGGAAAGAACCAATTTTCGCTATGTGACTCCTGAAGATCTGACGGGACCTGTGCCGAACTTTGCCAGCATTGATGTGTCGTTCATTTCATTGCGAATCATATTGCCGCCACTCTTGGCCCTTTTGAAACAACCTGCAGATATCGTAGCTTTGATTAAACCTCAATTTGAGGCAGGGCGTGAAAAAGTAGGCAAATCCGGTGTGGTACGTGATACGAAGGTACACAAGGATGTATTGCAGACGATGCTCCATTTTGCGAGTCAACTTGGTTTGCATCTGCAGAGTTTAACTTTTTCCCCCATAACCGGTGGAGAAGGTAATATAGAATTTCTCGCACATTGGCGTCTGGAAGAACCAGATGCAACACAACCAGAGAACGATCCAGCTTCACTTGATGCACTTGCGGAGCAAGTTGCGAAGGAAGCGGCTCATACATTTACGGGAAACTCATCATAA
- the dxs gene encoding 1-deoxy-D-xylulose-5-phosphate synthase, protein MLLPQIKQPSDLKSMSQDDLALLSAEIRQFLIEKLSVTGGHLAPNLGVVELTVALHYCYNSPADKMIFDVGHQAYVHKVLTGRMDRFDTLRQHNGLCGFVKRNESEHDVWEAGHSSTSLSAAMGMALARDLKGEDNQVIAMIGDGALTGGMAFEALNHIGHEQRKLMVILNDNEMSIAPNVGAMHKYLSKIRSDRHYLKAKDDVEGMLKKIPAIGDRLAKSASWIKDSVKYMMVPGVLFEELGFTYLGPIDGHDIPKLIETFKQADNVDGPVLVHVLTTKGKGYQPAEADSHKWHGISPYKIESGQVLKAVGKPMYTEVFGQTLIDLAKQDKRIVAVTPAMPTGSGLIPFSKEFPDRMIDVGIAEQHAATMCAALAMEGLKPVFAVYSTFMQRAYDQIVHDICRHNANVMFAIDRAGFVGPDGETHQGVYDVAFMRHIPNIVLMMPKDENELRHMMKTALDYNEGPIAYRYPRNNVVGVPLDDVLVPIPIGTWEQLRPSEGYAVIASGSMVQLAEEAAEMAKREGITAGVINARFLKPLDEQMLRDLAVRGTKLIVLEEASQAGSMGSAVLEFYAEQGLHDVHVKLMGIPDRFIEHGSIKEQREEVGLTVENVCAELRNMAVQSSYGIPKTRFPS, encoded by the coding sequence GTGCTGCTTCCACAAATTAAACAACCCAGTGATCTAAAGTCGATGTCTCAGGATGATCTTGCGCTATTGTCGGCAGAGATCCGGCAGTTTCTGATTGAGAAACTGTCCGTTACAGGGGGGCATCTCGCACCCAACTTAGGAGTGGTTGAGCTCACGGTAGCCCTGCATTACTGCTATAACAGTCCAGCAGACAAAATGATTTTCGATGTAGGGCATCAGGCTTATGTGCACAAAGTCCTGACAGGGCGTATGGATCGCTTTGATACATTGCGTCAACATAATGGCCTGTGCGGGTTTGTCAAACGCAACGAAAGTGAACATGATGTATGGGAAGCTGGACACAGCAGTACATCACTGTCCGCTGCGATGGGGATGGCCCTTGCGCGTGATCTGAAGGGTGAAGATAATCAAGTCATCGCGATGATTGGTGATGGAGCGCTTACAGGTGGTATGGCATTTGAAGCCCTCAATCATATTGGTCATGAGCAGAGAAAACTGATGGTTATTCTGAATGATAATGAAATGTCCATAGCCCCAAACGTTGGGGCTATGCATAAATATTTGAGCAAGATTCGTTCGGATCGTCATTATCTGAAAGCGAAAGATGATGTCGAGGGCATGCTCAAAAAAATCCCTGCTATTGGGGACCGTTTGGCCAAATCGGCAAGCTGGATCAAAGACAGTGTCAAATATATGATGGTACCAGGTGTTCTTTTTGAAGAACTGGGCTTCACGTATTTGGGACCGATTGATGGGCATGATATTCCCAAATTGATTGAAACCTTCAAACAGGCGGATAACGTGGATGGTCCTGTGCTCGTTCATGTGCTTACAACCAAAGGCAAAGGTTATCAGCCAGCAGAAGCCGATTCGCACAAGTGGCACGGAATCTCTCCGTACAAAATTGAATCCGGTCAAGTGTTGAAGGCAGTGGGGAAACCGATGTACACGGAAGTGTTCGGTCAAACGCTGATTGATCTTGCGAAGCAGGATAAGCGGATCGTAGCTGTAACGCCGGCAATGCCTACGGGATCAGGTCTCATTCCTTTTAGTAAGGAATTTCCGGATCGCATGATTGACGTGGGTATCGCAGAACAGCATGCGGCGACCATGTGTGCTGCACTGGCTATGGAAGGCTTGAAGCCGGTCTTTGCCGTGTATTCTACTTTTATGCAACGTGCATATGATCAGATTGTACATGATATTTGTCGTCATAACGCCAACGTGATGTTTGCCATTGACCGTGCCGGGTTTGTTGGTCCAGATGGGGAAACACATCAAGGGGTATACGATGTGGCATTTATGCGCCATATTCCAAATATCGTTCTGATGATGCCAAAAGACGAAAATGAATTGCGTCATATGATGAAAACGGCGCTTGATTATAATGAAGGTCCAATTGCTTACCGTTATCCACGAAACAATGTGGTGGGGGTACCTCTGGATGATGTGCTTGTTCCGATACCAATTGGAACATGGGAGCAGTTGCGTCCATCCGAAGGATATGCTGTTATCGCTTCAGGATCAATGGTGCAGCTTGCAGAAGAAGCAGCAGAGATGGCGAAGCGGGAAGGCATTACAGCAGGCGTAATCAACGCTCGCTTCCTCAAACCTTTGGATGAGCAAATGCTGCGTGATTTGGCTGTTCGAGGCACCAAATTGATTGTACTTGAAGAAGCTTCTCAAGCGGGTAGCATGGGCAGTGCGGTTCTGGAGTTCTACGCAGAACAGGGATTGCATGATGTACATGTAAAACTGATGGGGATTCCGGATCGCTTCATCGAGCATGGCAGTATCAAGGAACAACGTGAGGAAGTGGGTCTTACCGTTGAGAATGTATGTGCTGAACTGCGCAACATGGCCGTTCAATCTTCTTACGGCATACCCAAAACACGTTTTCCTTCGTAA
- a CDS encoding polyprenyl synthetase family protein translates to MRAVKSMSNRPSFQAYLEEITAEVTEELKHTLPDHWDVPQSLTDAMQYSLMAGGKRLRPLLVVAAAEAFGAQRTAAMPVACAVEMVHTYSLIHDDLPAMDNDDYRRGKLTNHKVYGEATAILAGDALLTHAFYSIVQAGRRSGVTADALLSIVEDMSELAGARGMVGGQVADMEGEQGMTDLSQLQYIHLHKTGDLIVFSLIAGARIGGATEGQLEALRVFGRDLGLAFQIQDDILDLTGDEQKMGKKTQSDVNQQKVTYPYFIGMEASVAEVKTLTQSAKDALERAELPDASRLMEIADYLMSRDH, encoded by the coding sequence ATGAGAGCGGTGAAATCCATGAGTAATCGTCCTTCGTTTCAAGCATACCTGGAGGAGATCACAGCTGAGGTGACAGAAGAGTTGAAACACACTCTTCCCGATCACTGGGATGTACCCCAATCGCTGACGGATGCGATGCAGTACTCACTTATGGCCGGAGGCAAACGCCTTCGTCCTCTTCTGGTCGTTGCTGCGGCGGAAGCCTTCGGTGCACAGCGTACAGCTGCAATGCCGGTAGCCTGCGCCGTGGAGATGGTTCATACCTATTCACTGATCCACGACGACCTGCCTGCTATGGATAATGATGATTACCGCAGGGGAAAATTAACGAATCACAAGGTATATGGTGAAGCAACTGCCATATTGGCGGGAGATGCGTTGCTAACTCATGCTTTTTATAGCATTGTTCAAGCGGGTCGCCGCAGTGGTGTGACGGCAGATGCGTTGCTGTCCATCGTAGAGGACATGTCCGAACTTGCTGGAGCAAGAGGGATGGTCGGCGGCCAAGTTGCTGATATGGAAGGCGAGCAAGGCATGACCGATCTTTCACAGCTCCAATATATTCATTTGCACAAAACGGGTGATCTGATTGTTTTCTCCCTCATTGCTGGAGCACGAATTGGTGGAGCAACAGAAGGACAGTTGGAAGCACTGCGTGTGTTCGGCCGTGATCTGGGGCTGGCGTTCCAGATTCAGGATGATATTCTCGACCTGACGGGCGACGAGCAGAAGATGGGTAAGAAAACACAGAGCGATGTGAATCAGCAGAAGGTAACATATCCTTATTTTATTGGCATGGAAGCTTCTGTAGCTGAGGTAAAAACCCTTACTCAATCTGCAAAAGATGCGCTTGAAAGAGCCGAGTTACCTGATGCATCCAGATTAATGGAAATTGCGGATTATCTGATGAGTCGAGACCATTAG
- the xseB gene encoding exodeoxyribonuclease VII small subunit encodes MANEPELNFEEAMAALEDIVGQLEHGDVPLEQAIDLFQRGMKLSQLCGLKLEQVERKIEMIVEEDGELRKKPFGTADDESGEIHE; translated from the coding sequence ATGGCGAATGAACCGGAATTGAATTTTGAAGAGGCAATGGCGGCATTGGAAGACATCGTAGGTCAGCTTGAGCATGGTGATGTTCCGTTGGAACAGGCCATTGATCTGTTTCAACGCGGGATGAAACTTTCGCAACTTTGCGGTCTGAAGCTGGAACAAGTGGAACGCAAGATCGAGATGATCGTAGAAGAAGATGGAGAGCTTCGCAAGAAGCCCTTCGGAACTGCTGACGATGAGAGCGGTGAAATCCATGAGTAA
- the xseA gene encoding exodeoxyribonuclease VII large subunit, whose product MADQKIYSIKDLNRYIRMKLESDQVLSDVWLRGEISNFTHHSSGHMYFTLKDKDSRIKSIMFASHNQRLPFVPKEGARVIARGNVSVYERDGQYQFYATHMQPDGIGSLYLAYEQLKKKLEDEGLFSPSRKRQIPRYPQTIGVVTSPTGAAVRDIMITLQRRYPSAKVVLYPVLVQGKGAAPSIVKAIGNLNRMGEADVLIVGRGGGSLEELWAFNEEIVARAIVASDIPVISAVGHETDFTIADFAADLRAATPTAAAELAVPNRAELLDQIAQRQRQLQHSLRQRAVHNRERLARLQRSPVLVHPRRTLMQHTERLDMMHQRLLRTVDTRMKWTGEKQERLRAALQRFNPRDQVNAARRENAAARRQLELAIRSITRSKQQQWKSSVRHLDALSPLKVMSRGYSLVYDEQEQRLIKSTKDVQPGDSIKIKLTDGQLDCQVWGMKEDDNTHGE is encoded by the coding sequence GTGGCAGATCAAAAGATCTACTCCATCAAAGACCTGAACCGATACATTCGAATGAAACTGGAATCGGATCAGGTCCTGTCGGACGTCTGGCTGCGCGGGGAGATTTCGAATTTCACACATCACTCCAGCGGCCATATGTATTTTACATTGAAGGATAAGGACAGCCGGATTAAGTCGATTATGTTCGCATCCCATAACCAGCGATTACCCTTTGTACCGAAGGAGGGTGCAAGGGTTATTGCTCGTGGTAATGTCTCGGTGTATGAACGGGATGGGCAGTATCAATTCTACGCTACCCATATGCAACCGGACGGGATTGGGAGTCTGTATCTGGCTTACGAACAGCTGAAGAAAAAGCTCGAGGATGAAGGGTTATTTTCACCTTCGCGAAAAAGACAGATCCCACGTTATCCACAGACCATCGGGGTTGTAACTTCACCGACGGGAGCGGCAGTGCGGGATATCATGATCACACTCCAGCGCAGGTACCCTTCTGCCAAAGTTGTTTTATATCCTGTTCTGGTTCAAGGCAAGGGTGCAGCACCTTCCATTGTCAAAGCGATTGGCAACCTGAACCGGATGGGAGAAGCCGATGTACTTATCGTTGGACGCGGAGGCGGTTCACTGGAGGAGTTGTGGGCTTTCAATGAGGAGATTGTGGCAAGAGCAATCGTCGCTTCGGATATTCCTGTCATTTCTGCGGTTGGGCACGAAACGGACTTCACCATTGCTGATTTTGCGGCGGATTTGCGTGCGGCTACACCTACAGCAGCTGCTGAACTGGCTGTACCCAATCGAGCTGAGTTGCTCGATCAGATTGCACAACGTCAGCGCCAATTACAGCACAGCTTGCGTCAGCGTGCTGTTCATAATCGTGAACGGCTCGCGAGATTACAGCGTTCGCCAGTGCTTGTTCATCCAAGACGTACCTTGATGCAGCATACGGAACGACTGGATATGATGCACCAACGGCTTTTGAGAACAGTGGATACACGTATGAAATGGACGGGAGAGAAGCAGGAACGTCTGCGGGCCGCGCTGCAACGATTCAATCCTCGTGATCAAGTCAATGCAGCACGCCGTGAAAATGCGGCAGCACGCAGACAACTGGAACTTGCGATCAGGTCCATAACCAGATCGAAGCAGCAACAGTGGAAATCATCTGTGCGGCATCTGGATGCGCTTAGCCCGCTTAAAGTCATGTCACGTGGATACAGCCTTGTCTATGATGAGCAGGAACAGCGATTGATCAAGTCTACGAAGGATGTACAGCCTGGAGATTCAATTAAGATTAAATTAACAGACGGACAGCTGGACTGTCAGGTTTGGGGAATGAAGGAGGACGACAATACCCATGGCGAATGA
- the folD gene encoding bifunctional methylenetetrahydrofolate dehydrogenase/methenyltetrahydrofolate cyclohydrolase FolD, which produces MTASIINGKEVSQEIRASMTTEVKQLSEQGVVPGLAVVLVGEDPASQVYVRNKEKACHDLGFYSEVHRLDADTSQEDLLALVDKLNNQQSINGILVQLPLPKHIEEKAVIDAIAVDKDVDGFHPVNVGNLVIGDDSLLPCTPAGVIELIKRTGLEMSGKHAVVIGRSNIVGKPVSLLLQRENATVTMCHSRTANMKEITRQADILVVAIGRANFVDADFVKPGAVVIDVGMNRLDNGKLAGDVDFESVKEVSGPITPVPGGVGPMTITMLMQNTLIAAKRAHGLA; this is translated from the coding sequence ATGACAGCATCTATTATTAACGGTAAAGAAGTATCCCAAGAGATCCGCGCAAGCATGACAACAGAAGTAAAACAGCTTAGCGAACAGGGGGTAGTACCTGGTCTGGCTGTTGTGCTCGTCGGGGAAGATCCGGCATCCCAAGTATATGTGCGTAATAAAGAAAAAGCATGTCACGACCTCGGTTTCTACTCCGAAGTGCATCGCTTGGATGCAGATACGTCCCAAGAAGATCTGCTTGCGCTGGTGGACAAGCTGAACAATCAACAATCCATTAACGGAATTTTGGTTCAACTTCCACTACCTAAACACATCGAAGAGAAAGCGGTTATTGATGCGATTGCCGTGGATAAAGACGTAGACGGATTCCATCCAGTCAATGTTGGTAATCTCGTAATTGGAGACGATAGTCTGCTTCCATGTACCCCAGCGGGTGTAATTGAACTGATCAAACGTACTGGACTGGAAATGTCCGGTAAACATGCAGTGGTTATCGGTAGAAGCAACATCGTTGGCAAACCGGTATCGCTGTTGCTCCAACGTGAGAATGCGACGGTAACCATGTGTCATTCCCGTACAGCCAACATGAAAGAAATTACACGTCAGGCGGACATTTTAGTTGTAGCCATCGGCCGTGCTAATTTTGTGGATGCTGATTTTGTGAAACCAGGTGCTGTTGTTATCGATGTCGGCATGAACCGTTTGGATAATGGCAAACTGGCAGGAGACGTTGATTTCGAGAGTGTGAAAGAAGTTTCTGGTCCAATTACACCCGTTCCTGGCGGTGTTGGTCCGATGACAATCACAATGCTGATGCAAAATACATTGATCGCTGCCAAGCGCGCTCACGGATTGGCCTAG